The Cyanobacteriota bacterium DNA segment CCTGGTTGCACGAAAGAAGCCTGTAGCTTTCGAGATCACTATGCTGCTTACCAAGACAAGAATGTGGTGGTTTTAGGCGTTAGTCTAGACGATGAGGCATCTCATCAACAGTTTACGCAAAAGTTCAACTTGCCCTTCCCGCTGCTGGCAGATGTGGATGCGACTATTACCAAAGCCTACGATGTCGCCATGGAAAAAAATGGCGCTCTGTATGCTAGGCGGGTTACTTATGTGATTGATGGCACAGGCACTATCACTCATGTTTACGAAACGGTTAACACAGAAACCCATGCAACGGATATTTTGGCAGATCTGGGACTGTGACTGATGGTAGGTATCTAGTGGGTTCATAAGCTGAACCCATCGATAGAGAGAATATGGCTTTGGGGTGGATTCAGCGCTGCTACCCATGAAAAACCAAATTGCTAGTCAGGTATTGTTGCTTACCAAGTGTTTCTTAGTAGGAGCATTGGAAATTGCTGTTCTGAGTCTGTCACAATCTAGCTATGCCACTACGGCTGCAGACTATCGAGCATTGGGGCTACGCTATCGACAGCAAGGGCAACTGGATGCAGCGATCGCTGCCCTGACCCAAGCAGTTGCTTTAGAACCAGATAACTTGGATGGACGCATTGCCTTGGGTTGGACTCAGCATCTAGCTGCCCAGCGCCAGGCCGCTGCTCAAACCTTAACCGCAGTAGCTTGGGCTGATCCCTATAAGGTTCAGGCATTCAACGCCTTGGGGATTGTATATTTGGTTTCTGGTGACCTAGCCTTGGCGATTGCCAGCCACATGTGGGCATTGCTCCTCAAACCAGATAATGAGATTGCCTACTACAACCTTAGCCTCGCTTGCCAACGAATCCAGTCCTACGACTGGGCGATCGTCACGGCTATGCGAGCAGCAGAGCTAGAACCGACTAACCCCCATCCTCTCATTGCTTTGGCTTTAGCGCACTGGTCACAGGGCAACCGTGCAGCCGCCCAAGCTGCCTACACGCAAGCTCTAGCATTGGACGATCGCTATGGCGATCTTGGGTTTCTAGCCTACTTAGCAGAAGCTGGGTTTAGTGCCGATCAGATTG contains these protein-coding regions:
- a CDS encoding tetratricopeptide repeat protein; protein product: MKNQIASQVLLLTKCFLVGALEIAVLSLSQSSYATTAADYRALGLRYRQQGQLDAAIAALTQAVALEPDNLDGRIALGWTQHLAAQRQAAAQTLTAVAWADPYKVQAFNALGIVYLVSGDLALAIASHMWALLLKPDNEIAYYNLSLACQRIQSYDWAIVTAMRAAELEPTNPHPLIALALAHWSQGNRAAAQAAYTQALALDDRYGDLGFLAYLAEAGFSADQIEVTQQILKSR
- a CDS encoding peroxiredoxin, which codes for PGCTKEACSFRDHYAAYQDKNVVVLGVSLDDEASHQQFTQKFNLPFPLLADVDATITKAYDVAMEKNGALYARRVTYVIDGTGTITHVYETVNTETHATDILADLGL